TCCTAAAATTAGAATAAAAAgagatataattttaaaaaatgtgtaaACTTTAAATTGCACATTTATTAAAGTACAAGAGATTAATATGTCTGAGCCGTTTAAAACAAAATCAGTGAACTTGATGGGGccaaattgaaatatttaatttttaaggcACCGATTTGCATTTACGTTGTGTTTATCCGCCACCCCCAACAAAGGCAACGTTGCAGTTTGCAGGAGCTAAATCTAAACCAAGAAACCATCTCTGAAAATTAAGGAACAGAAAAAATGGCAGCCATGGAAAATGTTGTAAATTAACAAAAGGCCGGCCTGATTCGATTTCATGGTGGAGTCGAGGATTTCACCGAACACTTGGTTCTGCAAGTAGGACAAGAAGAATGCAGAAGCAGCCATTGTTGGATACAGTTCACATGAAATCCATGCTTACAATCCTCCAAAACCCTGAGTTTCTCCCCAATTTCGAACTCCGTTAAGCAGATTATGCACTCCATCTCTTCCCCAGCTAGCTTCATCCCCTCCGTGTAATCCAGGACCGGGATTTCCGCCTCCGCTCCCCCCGCCCCGTTCTCGAGTTCCTGCTTCCCATCCTCCGAAGTCTGTGATTGTTGTCCCCGCCGCCGTCTGTAATGAATCCGGATGACGTATCGAATGGCGGAGTTGAACGCGAGACCACAGATCAATGCGCATGTGAGGAATACAATGACTAAGGCCGTGTTTGCCTTGAATTCTTTGGAACTGGAGTACGGCCACCAGGGACACCTCTGCACGTCGCATTTGGACGACGGATACGGCGGTTGCGCTGCGGTGTAAGCTGGTGGAGATAAGCGGCTGTGAAATTCATCCAGCGAATAAGGTGCGTCCCTCATTTATTTGTATGTATAGATAAAAAGTCGACGCTTTTCTTCGTTTATTGAGGGAGGGAATGAAGGTATCGGCAATGAAATAATTGAAGAAAGACGTAAATACTCGCGCATATANcacctatgtgagcaccgatgaggtgtcactcatccattgaatgtgatgaaatatagaaaaattgcgtATCCAATGGTGAGTGACacatcatcggtgctcacataggtgtgcagcatatcaaaactctatatatatatatctatatctatatatatatcttgtagTAGACGGAATGGGCGCTTCCTTCATCAATGAATCGTAAGTTGCATGCAATTTTGTTTTCTAACTTAATTCGGATAAGTCATCGATTTTATTCAATCATGGGAGTTACGTGTTACGATGGTTGTGGTTATAAATCAGACCCAGAAGCAAAAAAGACAAATTCCAAaacatttaaacaaaaaatattgtcCGTTTTGGTGTCAATTAAAGGTCCCCCACAACTTAATGAGCAAAATCATCCAGAGAATTGTAGGCTCGGGAAATACTATATTATTTATGGCATGAATCACAAATTCACATGTATCATAATTAATAGGAGATAAATTTATATCTTCGTCTCCCACTTTCTTTTAAGCAGGAACATAAGTTTAGACTGAAGATAAATTACGTATAACGACTACGTACTAACGTTGTAGCTTACAAATCACGACAGTCGGAAAAATGAGCTTGTCCCCTCTAACTAATAAAGACTGGtagtttattaatatttattattattattactatttatcAAAACGGGTTTTTCATTTTGCGGCTTATATCATTTCACATAACGTTTTACGTAACTTGGATTTATAACCTAATAAGTTTTGGAAAACAGACTAATATAAAATTAGATTTAATCTATTTTCCCAAGCTTATGAAACTATATATAACGAAAAAAAATTACTCgttctttcatttttattcgaagtttttaagaaaaattccACTGAATAATACCAAAAAATAAGATGACTCTTTGACTATATTACTCAACCAAATACCCTTCAAATACTTTTTAAATATTCTAATAGAATAAATTAATAGaagaaatatatagaaaattgATGGTCAAAATTCTGATTTACTCTATCAATGGGCAATATCTGGAATACTAAAAGGCGTTAGACCAAtaatcaatgaaaaatattcgGAATATCAATGGCGGAAGACCAATTGATTATATTATGCTTGTAATTTGACATCTTTTAAATATCCACATTTAGTGTCTCATCTCATTTTTAGAGAGTATATAATACATTTTAGAGAATGAAAAAACATATCAAGAGACTTAATGTGACGTCCGATCCCACATCAGAATGAGAGGAATTCTAAGATTAACATGCAGATATGAGACTATACAGTTGAcgatatattaaaatatttgataagtATACTCATATCAAccagatgcatcttcttttcgagaTCTCATAAATTAAATACTCCGAAGTTAATCGTG
This sequence is a window from Primulina huaijiensis isolate GDHJ02 chromosome 13, ASM1229523v2, whole genome shotgun sequence. Protein-coding genes within it:
- the LOC140991669 gene encoding RING-H2 finger protein ATL79-like — its product is MRDAPYSLDEFHSRLSPPAYTAAQPPYPSSKCDVQRCPWWPYSSSKEFKANTALVIVFLTCALICGLAFNSAIRYVIRIHYRRRRGQQSQTSEDGKQELENGAGGAEAEIPVLDYTEGMKLAGEEMECIICLTEFEIGEKLRVLEDCKHGFHVNCIQQWLLLHSSCPTCRTKCSVKSSTPP